The following proteins are encoded in a genomic region of Fusobacterium sp. SYSU M8D902:
- a CDS encoding flavodoxin family protein produces the protein MKTLIAYSTLTGNTRKVCEAASKAFSQVEVKDIKEVDNLDYDLIVVGTWIDKGTADAKAKKFIETLKNKKVAFVFTLGAYPDSKHAEDCTNNIKELFTENGNEVIGHYHCQGAIDPKLIEMMKKNFGPDHPHGPNPERIKRWEDASKHPDQNDLDKAYEYFKELIK, from the coding sequence ATGAAAACACTTATTGCTTATTCAACACTTACTGGAAATACTAGAAAAGTATGTGAAGCTGCAAGTAAAGCCTTTTCACAAGTAGAAGTGAAAGATATAAAAGAGGTGGACAATTTAGATTATGATCTAATAGTTGTTGGAACTTGGATAGATAAGGGAACAGCTGATGCAAAAGCTAAAAAATTTATAGAGACATTAAAAAATAAAAAAGTGGCATTTGTATTCACATTAGGAGCATATCCTGATTCTAAGCATGCTGAAGATTGCACAAATAATATAAAAGAATTATTCACTGAAAATGGAAATGAAGTAATAGGACACTATCACTGCCAAGGAGCAATTGATCCAAAACTAATAGAGATGATGAAAAAGAATTTTGGACCTGATCATCCACATGGACCTAATCCAGAAAGAATAAAAAGATGGGAAGATGCAAGTAAGCACCCAGATCAAAATGATTTAGATAAAGCATATGAGTATTTTAAAGAATTAATAAAATAA
- a CDS encoding YbaN family protein — MLKKVFLIFGIISLGLGCIGIFLPLLPTTPFLLLSAYCFSKSSEKFHTYLLENKIFGQYIRDYQEKKGITLKNKIFAILLLIVSITFSLSRISNLHLKIFLILVLIGVSYHILKLKTLK; from the coding sequence ATGCTAAAAAAAGTTTTTTTGATATTTGGAATCATCTCTTTAGGACTAGGATGTATAGGTATTTTTCTTCCACTTCTACCCACTACTCCATTTTTATTACTAAGTGCTTATTGTTTTAGTAAGTCATCAGAGAAATTTCATACATACTTATTAGAAAATAAAATCTTTGGTCAATATATTAGAGACTATCAAGAGAAAAAAGGAATCACTCTTAAAAATAAGATTTTTGCAATTCTTTTACTTATAGTTAGTATAACTTTCTCACTATCTAGAATCTCTAATTTACACCTCAAAATATTTTTAATCCTTGTTTTAATTGGAGTTTCCTACCATATTTTAAAGTTAAAAACTCTTAAATAA
- a CDS encoding radical SAM protein: MTENLKLFEKRFKSHHDSNGLINKYVQSEKATGESFEAMLEIKPDDRKKAIYVHTPYCDKICSFCNLNRKQIDGSLDSYAEYVASEFNKYGKTTYFKESTFDVIFFGGGTPTVYKPKQLEIILQSIRDNVKLSDDYEFTFETTLHNLTEEKLEVMMKYGVNRLSVGIQTFSDRGRVFYNRTYGKEEVKSRLKKLKDFFKGDVCVDIIYNFPDQTFEEVIEDARIVKELELSSASFYSLMVHDGSKLSKDIEAERVKLEEDMKKDYLLYSHFVAEMLREDKYHILELTKIAKKGGDNYQYIKVRNTGGDTFPIGVGAGGSVQGIGVYRMSKEMSFYSKQTDVHSKFGKLSGIMQFPIIAKKDIKDVLSDEEYGFFCEKMKEYEDKKLVLETEESFNFTNDGVFWGNNLSIDTIGFILEKIFNK; encoded by the coding sequence ATGACAGAAAATTTAAAGTTATTTGAAAAAAGATTCAAATCTCATCACGATAGCAATGGACTTATCAACAAGTACGTTCAAAGTGAAAAAGCTACTGGGGAAAGTTTTGAAGCTATGTTAGAGATTAAACCTGATGATAGAAAGAAAGCTATCTATGTTCACACACCTTATTGTGATAAAATTTGTTCTTTTTGTAATCTTAATAGAAAGCAAATTGATGGAAGCTTAGATTCCTATGCAGAATACGTTGCTAGTGAGTTTAATAAATATGGAAAAACTACTTACTTCAAAGAGAGTACATTTGATGTTATATTCTTTGGTGGTGGAACTCCTACTGTTTATAAGCCTAAACAATTAGAGATTATTCTTCAAAGTATAAGAGATAATGTTAAACTTAGTGATGATTATGAGTTTACATTTGAAACAACTTTACACAATTTGACTGAAGAAAAATTAGAAGTTATGATGAAATACGGAGTTAATAGACTTAGTGTTGGAATTCAAACTTTTTCAGATAGAGGAAGAGTTTTCTACAACAGAACTTACGGGAAAGAGGAAGTTAAATCAAGACTTAAAAAACTTAAAGATTTCTTTAAGGGAGATGTTTGTGTAGACATTATCTATAATTTCCCTGATCAAACTTTTGAAGAGGTTATTGAAGATGCTAGAATTGTAAAAGAGTTAGAGTTAAGCAGTGCTAGTTTCTACTCACTTATGGTACATGATGGTTCTAAACTTTCAAAAGATATTGAAGCTGAAAGAGTAAAACTTGAAGAGGATATGAAAAAAGATTATCTACTTTACTCTCACTTTGTAGCTGAAATGCTTAGAGAGGATAAATACCATATTTTAGAACTAACTAAAATTGCTAAAAAAGGTGGAGACAATTACCAATATATAAAAGTTAGAAATACCGGTGGAGATACTTTCCCTATTGGTGTGGGTGCTGGTGGAAGTGTACAAGGAATTGGAGTATACAGAATGAGTAAAGAGATGTCTTTCTACTCTAAACAGACAGATGTTCATTCTAAATTTGGAAAACTTTCAGGAATTATGCAATTCCCTATAATTGCTAAAAAAGATATTAAAGATGTTTTATCTGACGAGGAATATGGTTTCTTCTGTGAAAAAATGAAGGAGTATGAAGATAAAAAACTTGTTTTAGAAACAGAAGAGAGCTTTAATTTTACAAATGATGGAGTGTTCTGGGGTAACAATCTTTCAATTGATACAATCGGGTTTATACTAGAAAAAATATTTAATAAATAA
- a CDS encoding TonB-dependent receptor, whose product MRTKIALLSLILSAVAHGADIELGKSVISATGFETAQKDTVKNVSVVTAQEIEEKNYQSVTDVLKDIPSVNVIGDSSSPKIDMRGQGKDNADSNVQILIDGVTINTIDSSHGSTPLNTVAVENIERIEVIPGGGAILYGSGTRGGIINIITKTGAGYQGGSIGAEYTSYGTKKGNVSYGTTLGKLGVSVDYLDERYRGFRDEDESDNKNFQTTLNYDLAEDKKLTFKYLRFEEKGTYPTSLTRKQINEDREQSGYDSGILPSEKEIKKNEFSLKYEQKINDKIDFNILTSYHDMNMVTHEYKDMNQVMDMDDTRIAVKPKMRVKYRENDELIFGYDYVKAKLDRKSIGSMKISPTKTSYIKADSNLTKETNSLFVLNKNNFGKLEFTQGLRYEYAEYDLHRKYNNLLPLDETVSEDNFALELVTNYLYSDTGNIYARIERGFTSPKPTDLYDKVNNQYTLNNLKSEKYLTYEIGARDYIYDSLVGITGFYTTTEDEIYKDTQGLNFKFKNIGKTERYGVELSAEQYFDKLTLREGYSYIKTKIKETAPGESNTKGKEIGNVPNHKLSLSLDYKLNDKVSLSSTTVYSAKYYLNNSNTGGKQNSYTVTNVTINYYPMPTLKLYTGINNIFNEKYYDSVSMKGNEYMFDPAAERNFVFGFKYNF is encoded by the coding sequence ATGAGAACAAAAATAGCATTACTAAGTTTAATACTATCAGCTGTTGCACACGGAGCTGATATTGAGTTAGGAAAGAGTGTAATTTCAGCTACAGGATTTGAAACTGCACAAAAAGATACTGTAAAAAATGTTTCAGTGGTTACTGCTCAAGAAATAGAAGAAAAAAATTATCAAAGTGTTACTGATGTGTTGAAGGACATTCCAAGTGTTAATGTAATAGGTGATTCAAGTAGTCCTAAAATAGATATGAGAGGACAAGGAAAAGACAATGCAGATAGCAATGTTCAAATATTAATAGATGGGGTAACAATAAATACTATTGACTCTTCACATGGATCTACTCCATTAAATACAGTAGCAGTTGAGAATATCGAAAGAATAGAAGTTATTCCTGGTGGTGGAGCTATACTGTATGGTAGTGGAACTAGAGGTGGAATAATAAATATCATAACAAAAACAGGAGCTGGATATCAAGGTGGAAGCATAGGTGCTGAATATACAAGTTATGGTACTAAAAAAGGAAACGTAAGCTATGGAACAACTTTAGGAAAATTAGGAGTAAGTGTTGATTATTTAGATGAAAGATACAGAGGATTTAGAGATGAAGATGAAAGTGATAATAAAAACTTTCAAACAACATTAAACTATGATCTTGCAGAAGATAAAAAACTAACATTTAAGTATTTAAGATTTGAAGAGAAAGGTACATATCCAACTTCGTTGACTAGAAAACAGATAAATGAAGATAGAGAACAATCTGGATATGATTCTGGAATACTACCAAGTGAAAAAGAGATTAAAAAGAATGAATTTAGTTTAAAGTATGAACAAAAAATAAATGATAAAATAGATTTTAATATTCTTACTTCATATCATGATATGAATATGGTAACACATGAATATAAAGATATGAATCAAGTTATGGATATGGACGATACAAGAATAGCTGTAAAACCTAAAATGAGAGTTAAATATAGAGAGAATGACGAATTAATTTTTGGATATGATTATGTAAAAGCTAAATTAGATAGAAAATCTATAGGTTCTATGAAAATAAGTCCTACAAAAACAAGTTATATAAAAGCTGATTCAAATTTAACAAAAGAAACAAATAGTTTATTTGTGTTGAATAAAAATAATTTTGGTAAATTAGAATTTACACAAGGGCTTAGATATGAGTATGCAGAGTATGATCTACATAGAAAATACAATAATTTACTACCTTTAGATGAAACTGTATCAGAGGATAACTTTGCGTTAGAGTTGGTTACAAATTATCTATACTCAGATACTGGAAATATTTATGCTAGAATAGAAAGAGGTTTTACTTCACCAAAGCCAACAGACTTGTATGATAAGGTAAATAATCAATATACTTTAAATAACCTAAAATCTGAAAAATATTTAACATATGAAATTGGAGCTAGAGACTATATTTATGATAGTTTAGTAGGAATTACAGGGTTCTATACAACAACAGAAGATGAGATTTATAAGGATACTCAAGGTCTTAACTTCAAATTTAAAAATATAGGAAAAACAGAAAGATATGGAGTTGAATTATCAGCTGAACAGTATTTTGATAAATTAACATTGAGAGAAGGATATTCATATATAAAAACTAAAATTAAAGAAACTGCTCCTGGTGAAAGTAATACAAAAGGAAAAGAGATAGGTAATGTTCCTAATCATAAATTATCATTAAGTTTAGATTATAAGCTGAATGATAAAGTAAGTTTATCTTCAACAACAGTTTACTCAGCAAAGTATTATTTAAACAATAGTAATACAGGTGGTAAGCAAAATAGTTATACAGTAACTAACGTAACTATAAACTACTATCCTATGCCAACTTTAAAATTATATACAGGAATAAATAATATATTTAATGAAAAATATTACGATTCAGTATCTATGAAGGGAAATGAATATATGTTTGATCCAGCTGCAGAGAGAAACTTTGTTTTCGGATTTAAATATAATTTCTAA